In the genome of Anabaena cylindrica PCC 7122, the window TAATATAAATAAGAATTAGATTTTTCCAACACACAAACAGAGTAAATATCATGCAAGAACAATTAACCGACTATCAACAAGAGCTAACAGAACGCATTTCCAATGTTGTAGATAAACTATTTCGGGGTAGTAGCTTTTATATGGTGAAATTAGATCAATATGAAATGACCACAATGTTGATAGAATTATTTAGCAGATTTTCATCAGAAGAAATGAGAGCAATTAAAGAACATGACTTAACCAGAAGAATTGGTAAAATCTTAACCTTAGAAGCTGTTGCTGGGACATTAAATGATTTAACACCAGAAGAAATAGCAATTTTTGATGCAGCAGTAGCAGGAAAATAAAACTGTGAATTATTTACTAGACTCAAATATCGTTAGTTATGCGTTAAAGAAAAATAAAACTATCAATAATAAACTGAGAGAGTTAAGCTTTCTCGGCTCAGAAATATTTATTAGTTGTATAACTTACTATGAAATTAAAAGAGGTTTGATATCTCTCAATGCTACTAAACAATTAGTAGATTTTCATGAATTTTGTAGTGATTATCCAGTATTATTTTTAGATAATTTAGAAATTATTGAAAAATCTTGTGAAATTCATGCCAAATTAAAAGCCAAAGGTACTCCTATCCAAGATGCTGATGTTTTAATAGCAGCTACAGCTATTGTCCGGGATTTAATTCTCGTTTCTAATGATTCTGATTTATTAAGAATTCAAGGTATTAATTTAGAAAATTGGTTGTTATTATAAAATAATGATCAAAAGTTGAGGAAATAAATGAGTATTTCTGGCATTTGCAAGCAATAATTTTGACTTGAATTGATATAGAATTACCTCATACATATTAGATTTCTTCTGTTCCCTGTATTCAAATTAATAGCAAAATTACTTACTCACAACTATTAAGATTTTCTAAGCAAGAATAAGAAATATTGAAGATATCAGCCTGTATATTCCCCTAAAGAAAGATATCCTTATCCTCAGATTATGCAATAATTAAGTATAGAAATGCCTGTTAAGAAAACTTAAAAATAATTTCCATTCTTAAATCCTAAACTCCTATGTTTATAGGAGGTTACATCATGAGCGGTAATGATATAAGAATTGTATCTTTAATTCCCAGTGCGACGGAAATAGTTGCTATGTTGGGTTTATCTGAAGCTATTGTAGGGCGATCGCATGAATGTGACTACCCCCCGGAAATAGCCAATCTTCCTGTTTGTACAGAATCACGCTTAAACGGCGATGATTCCAGCGATACCATTCACGATGGCATAAACCATATTTTGCAATCTGCTCTGAGTATCTACAAAATCAAACTGGATGTTTTAGAGAAACTGCAACCGACCCACATTATTACCCAAAACCAGTGTGATGTATGTGCTGTCAGTTTATCAGAAGTAGAAAAAGCCGTTGCTGAACTTACCCATAGTTCACCCCAAATTATATCCTTGCAACCTAACACTCTAGAGGATGTGTGGGGTGATATTGAACGAGTTGGTCAAACCTTTGGTGTAGATACAGTAAATATCCTGGATAACCTAGAAGCACGAGTCAAAATTTGTAATCGTAAAGTCCAAGGTCTTTTTGTCACAGAAATGCCTACAGTTGCTTGTATTGAGTGGACTAATCCTTTGATGATTGCTGCTAATTGGATTCCCGAATTAATCAATTTAGCAGGAGGTCAGACTGTGTGTAGCAGTATGGGTAAACCTGCTACTCGCTTACAGTGGGAAACATTGGTAGCTAGTAATCCCGATGTCATCATTTTTATGCCCTGCGGCTTCGATTTACAAAGGACTCAGCATGAAGCCAAATTGTTAACCCAACGTCCAGAGTGGGAAAAACTGCACGCAGCTAAAGCTGGTAGAGTTTTCATTACTGACGGTAATTCTTACTTTAACCGTCCTGGCCCTCGCCTGGTAGATTCTGTGGAAATTTTAGCAGAGATATTGCACCCAGAGATATTTGAATATGGTTATAAAGGTATTGGTTGGGAACTTTTAAAAAACTAAAATCAACCGATCCAACCACCAAACACAGCCAGACCATAATATTTCCAAGGTACAGCTACAGTAGCAAAACCAGCCTTTTTTAGCATTTGTAGATTAGTGTCAAGGGTAGCTAGTTGGTCTTGACTAGAATAACCTTGAGTATCAGATTTGCCAACTTTACTACGAACTTCTACTGTATTTATGCCCTGTTGATTTGCCCACTCTGCTCTTGCTATTTGGTATATTTCTGCTAAGGCTGGTGTTTCTGGGAGAGTGGGATCAGCATTCCAAAAACAGCCTTGAGGAATGAGATTAATAGCAATTTGTTGCGTTAACCTGAGTTTCATTTCATCTGTAAGGTGGTGAATAGCCAAAGATGAAACGCAAGCATTAAAATCTGTACCTATCTCTAACTTTTCTGGATAATTTGCCCATTCGCCGAAGTCTGCTTCAATACCAGTCCATCGGGTTGCAAATCCGGCAGCAACAACTTTAGCATGAGCAAATTTGATCATGCGTGGTGAATAATCGAGGGAGATGATTTCAGCATTTGGAAAGTGCTTGAGGATTTTTAAACTAAGTTCTCCAGTTCCACAACCCAATTCTAAAATCCGATGAGTTGTCGTAGGTAAGCAACGGATAATTACCTCTAACATTTCATCATAGCGAGGTAATAGTTGGCGGATACCCAGATCAAAATCTTTGGTTTCGGCGAATACTTCACCGGGAAATATTTGTGTCATATTGCTGGTTATTAATTTGATTAATGTCTTCCTGACTGGGGAATCTACTTTTACTGGTGCTGCTGTTCCGCTACAATTCCAGCTTTGTTGCTACTCCATATCCATATATTTATTGAACCAGTTCAAATTGGGGCGTTAAATAGTTAAACTGTTTAACGCACTCCCAAACAATTACCCCTGTGACTCTTCCACTTGACCAACACGACGGATGTTAAGAATATCACTCATTTTTTTAATTTGCACAAATAAGTGTTCTAATTGATTGCGATCGCGGATATCAATGCCCAAATCTATCAATGCCGGTTGTCCCAAAGCTGTTTTCACGTTAGCATGACGGACATTTATGCCTTGGTCACTCAACCGCGATAAAATATCCTTTAATATCCCCACTCGGTCAAGAGTCTCAATTTGAATATCAATGGGGTAAGTGTGAGGACGACCGCTATTTTCTACCGCTGAGTTCCATCTTACAGGTACTAAGCGTTCACATTCCACACTATCCACATTATGACAGCCTTGGCGATGGATAGATATACCACGACCTCTTGTCACCACACCAATAATCCCTTCACCTGGAATCGGCGTACAACAACCAGCTACATGATAAACCAACCCTTCAACCCCAAGAATTGGTGAATCACTAGCACGGGATGTAGTTGGTTGTGTTTCTCGTGCGGTTTTTGATGATGACTCCTTGGGTAAAAATGGGATTACATCAGCCACAGGTTGATCTGCTTTCACCACTTCTCGCCAGCGATTTAGCACCAGATTCAAAGTAATTTCACCGTAACCTAAACCGGCTAATAAATCCTCAACACTGTGATAATTACACTTTTCAGACACAGTTTGCATTGCGTCAGATTTTAACAAGTTATCAAAACCAGTTTTACCCAATTCCTTTTCTAATAAATCTTTTCCCCGCGCCACATTTTCTTCCCGGCGCGATCGCTTGTACCATTGTTTAATTCTATATTTCGCCGCCGAAGTCCTGACAAAATTTAACCAATCTAAACTGGGATGGCTATTTTTTTGCGTAATCACATCTACAATATCCCCATTATGTAGGCGCGTTGATAATGGCACCATGCGTCCATTTACCCGCGTACCTGCACAATGGTTTCCCACCTCTGTATGAATTCGATAAGCAAAATCTATACTCGTAGAACCAGGACTTAGAGGTACGACATCCCCCTTAGGGGTGAAGACATAAACATCATCTTCAAATAAATTGTCTTTAACACTATCTAAGTATTCTTGAGCATCTTTTAAATCACTTTGCCATTCTAACAATTGTCGCAACCAAGTAAACTTCTCATCTGAATTCGTCACTTGGTTATTAGTAGAACTGCCTGTTTCTTTATACTTCCAATGTGCTGCAATCCCATATTCAGCAATATGATGCATATCCACAGTCCGAATTTGTACCTCTAAGGGGCGGCCAGTTAAACCAATTACCCCAGTATGCAACGACTGGTAACGGTTGGGTTTTGGCAAGCCGATGTAATCCTTAAATCTTCCAGGAATGGGGCGAAAAGCATCATGAACAACAGCCAAAGCGCGATAACATTCTTCATTGGTTTGCACAATTATTCGCAGTGCTGCCAAATCGTAAATTTCATGAAATTCTTTTTGTTGCCGGTGCATTTTTTGATAAATGCTATAAAGATGTTTGGGGCGGCCACTAATATCCAAACACTGAATTCCAGCTTGCTGCAAACGTTCTCGCAAAACATCTGTAGTTTTGAGCAATTTTTCTTCTCGCGCTGTCCGTTTTTCCGAAACGTGCTGCTGGATTTCGCGGAAAGCGTCAGGTTCGAGATACTTAAACGCCAAATCCTCCAATTCCCATTTAATTCGCCAAATTCCCAAGCGATTGGCTAAAGGTGCAAATATATCTCGCGTTTCTTGGGCGCTGCGGCGACGACTTGCTTCTGACATATATTGCAAGGTTCGCATATTATGCAAACGGTCTGCCAACTTCACCACAATTACCCGAATATCTTGCGCCATAGCCAAAAACATTCGTCGGAAGTTTTCTGCTTGGCTTTCAGTTTTGCTGGTGAAATTGATTTTAGAAAGCTTGGTGACACCTTCTACCAATAGCCGTACTTCGGCTCCAAAAAGTTCTTCTATCTGTTCAATTGTAACTTCCGTATCTTCAACTACATCATGAAGAAATCCAGCTGCTATCATAGCAGGACTGCCTCCCAAATCTCGCAACAAGCTAGCTACAGCAACCGGATGAGCAATATATGCTTCTCCAGATTTGCGGTATTGTCCTTGATGCAGTTGATAGGCATATTTAAAGGCTCGACAAATCAAATCAATATCGCTATGCGTTCGGTCATTTTCTGCTGTGCTGCTTTTGACGGATGTTTCTCGTAAACATTTCTTAAGCCATTCCGGAAGACTGACATCTACTGAGGAATCAAGAAGTAAGCTGCTCATACAAGAGAAATTATTGGGTTTTTGGTGGATAAGTGAGATATAGACGAAAATGACAGCATCGCCATAATGAAGATGCTGTTACCATACGGACGGGTAGGAAAACCAATGTGAGGATGATTGCTCTAATTG includes:
- a CDS encoding type II toxin-antitoxin system VapC family toxin; amino-acid sequence: MNYLLDSNIVSYALKKNKTINNKLRELSFLGSEIFISCITYYEIKRGLISLNATKQLVDFHEFCSDYPVLFLDNLEIIEKSCEIHAKLKAKGTPIQDADVLIAATAIVRDLILVSNDSDLLRIQGINLENWLLL
- a CDS encoding cobalamin-binding protein — its product is MSGNDIRIVSLIPSATEIVAMLGLSEAIVGRSHECDYPPEIANLPVCTESRLNGDDSSDTIHDGINHILQSALSIYKIKLDVLEKLQPTHIITQNQCDVCAVSLSEVEKAVAELTHSSPQIISLQPNTLEDVWGDIERVGQTFGVDTVNILDNLEARVKICNRKVQGLFVTEMPTVACIEWTNPLMIAANWIPELINLAGGQTVCSSMGKPATRLQWETLVASNPDVIIFMPCGFDLQRTQHEAKLLTQRPEWEKLHAAKAGRVFITDGNSYFNRPGPRLVDSVEILAEILHPEIFEYGYKGIGWELLKN
- a CDS encoding class I SAM-dependent methyltransferase translates to MTQIFPGEVFAETKDFDLGIRQLLPRYDEMLEVIIRCLPTTTHRILELGCGTGELSLKILKHFPNAEIISLDYSPRMIKFAHAKVVAAGFATRWTGIEADFGEWANYPEKLEIGTDFNACVSSLAIHHLTDEMKLRLTQQIAINLIPQGCFWNADPTLPETPALAEIYQIARAEWANQQGINTVEVRSKVGKSDTQGYSSQDQLATLDTNLQMLKKAGFATVAVPWKYYGLAVFGGWIG
- a CDS encoding RelA/SpoT family protein, with the translated sequence MSSLLLDSSVDVSLPEWLKKCLRETSVKSSTAENDRTHSDIDLICRAFKYAYQLHQGQYRKSGEAYIAHPVAVASLLRDLGGSPAMIAAGFLHDVVEDTEVTIEQIEELFGAEVRLLVEGVTKLSKINFTSKTESQAENFRRMFLAMAQDIRVIVVKLADRLHNMRTLQYMSEASRRRSAQETRDIFAPLANRLGIWRIKWELEDLAFKYLEPDAFREIQQHVSEKRTAREEKLLKTTDVLRERLQQAGIQCLDISGRPKHLYSIYQKMHRQQKEFHEIYDLAALRIIVQTNEECYRALAVVHDAFRPIPGRFKDYIGLPKPNRYQSLHTGVIGLTGRPLEVQIRTVDMHHIAEYGIAAHWKYKETGSSTNNQVTNSDEKFTWLRQLLEWQSDLKDAQEYLDSVKDNLFEDDVYVFTPKGDVVPLSPGSTSIDFAYRIHTEVGNHCAGTRVNGRMVPLSTRLHNGDIVDVITQKNSHPSLDWLNFVRTSAAKYRIKQWYKRSRREENVARGKDLLEKELGKTGFDNLLKSDAMQTVSEKCNYHSVEDLLAGLGYGEITLNLVLNRWREVVKADQPVADVIPFLPKESSSKTARETQPTTSRASDSPILGVEGLVYHVAGCCTPIPGEGIIGVVTRGRGISIHRQGCHNVDSVECERLVPVRWNSAVENSGRPHTYPIDIQIETLDRVGILKDILSRLSDQGINVRHANVKTALGQPALIDLGIDIRDRNQLEHLFVQIKKMSDILNIRRVGQVEESQG